Proteins co-encoded in one Ananas comosus cultivar F153 linkage group 15, ASM154086v1, whole genome shotgun sequence genomic window:
- the LOC109721248 gene encoding UBP1-associated protein 2B-like produces the protein MGKSRKAKARAQNWKNEKSNEVFLKPQKQPQKQKQKQKQKQKLRKQQKQNPIQDEDPFLFGGGPSSSPSDDGDGAANPGRIHALLEPYTKDQLISFLVDAVAEDPGFLYRVRVAAETDVAHRKVFVHGLGWDATRDTLLEAFEPFGPVEDCNVVIDKATGRSKGYGFVLFRTRSAAVRALKEPQKKIKNRLTSCQLASLGGPPGGGGGAAASGGAHGDTAGRKLYVSNVPADAQADKLRAMFAQFGELESGPFGFDMATGKSRGFALFVYKTQEGAKKALAEPHKMFQGRQLHCQMATDSSQKGKAASAAAAAAAPASAVAPAAAPTVLGHPSQTALAAAAAAQNLALYSQNPAYAALLGQNPFLAAAVYNPAALVGLNPAAVAAVNPAAGLAAGAQGHAIGGVGGAVAGGGAPSVLGSYGSQGAAASFPYQGSRLGQSSSARPSRSFGPSYI, from the exons ATGGGGAAATCGAGGAAGGCGAAGGCTCGCGCCCAAAATTGGAAGAACGAGAAGAGCAACGAAGTGTTCCTCAAGCCCCAGAAGCAGccgcagaagcagaagcagaagcagaagcagaagcagaagctgcggaagcagcagaagcagaaccCCATCCAGGACGAGGACCCCTTCCTGTTCGGAGGCGGCCCCAGTTCCTCCCCCtccgacgacggcgacggcgccgcCAACCCCGGCCGCATCCACGCGCTCCTGGAACCCTACACCAAGGACCAGCTTATCAGCTTCCTCGTCGACGCCGTCGCCGAGGACCCCGGCTTCCTATACCGCGTCCGCGTCGCCGCGGAGACCGACGTCGCCCACCGCAAGGTCTTCGTCCACGGCCTCGGCTGGGACGCCACGCGCGACACCCTCTTAGAGGCCTTCGAGCCCTTCGGCCCCGTCGAGGACTGCAACGTCGTCATCGACAAGGCCACAGGGCGCTCCAAGGGCTACGGCTTCGTCCTCTTCCGCACGCGCTCCGCCGCGGTCCGAGCCCTAAAGGAGCCccagaagaagataaagaaccGCCTCACCTCGTGCCAGCTTGCGTCCCTCGGCGGCCctcccggcggcggcggcggcgccgccgcatcGGGCGGCGCGCATGGCGATACGGCTGGCCGGAAGCTCTATGTAAGTAATGTCCCCGCGGACGCGCAGGCGGATAAGCTCCGGGCGATGTTTGCGCAGTTCGGTGAGCTCGAGTCTGGGCCGTTCGGGTTCGACATGGCCACCGGGAAATCGAGGGGCTTCGCGCTCTTCGTGTACAAGACCCAGGAGGGGGCGAAGAAGGCGCTGGCGGAGCCCCACAAGATGTTCCAGGGCCGCCAGTTGCATTGCCAAATGGCAACCGATTCATCCCAGAAAGGAAAAGCCGCctccgctgccgctgccgctgccgctcccGCTTCTGCTGTTGCGCCAGCTGCTGCTCCCACGGTTCTCGGGCATCCCTCGCAGACCGCACTtgcagcagcggcggcagcaCAGAATCTCGCTCTGTATAGCCAGAACCCGGCCTACGCAGCCTTACTAGGGCAGAACCCGTTCCTTGCAGCAGCTGTTTATAATCCAGCAGCATTGGTGGGGCTTAATCCCGCCGCAGTGGCGGCGGTGAACCCGGCTGCTGGATTAGCTGCTGGTGCGCAGGGCCACGCAATTGGTGGAGTAGGGGGCGCGGTGGCTGGCGGGGGAGCGCCTTCAGTGCTTGGGTCTTATGGGTCGCAGGGAGCTGCAGCTTCCTTTCCCTATCAAGGGTCTCGGCTAGGGCAGTCATCATCTGCCAGGCCTAGCAGGTCTTTTGGGCCTTCATACATTTG A
- the LOC109721249 gene encoding uncharacterized protein LOC109721249 isoform X1, producing MADLGSSSPLIAPAKLAEPGEIDLEAGEEGQLQCRICLETDGRDFIAPCKCKGTSKYVHRECLDHWRAVREGFAFAHCTTCKAPYYLRVHVHADRKWRTLKFRFFVTRDILFIFMLVQLVISSLAYLVYLIDSYQQYWLRLAWGFDSEVSFYYICGALLFFALLGLSGCFITCYDRRVRNDLAQPCRELCLCCCHPGMCADCHLPGTLCMWTDCATCCEGCASTAGECGGCLGGAGEAGLPLLLIMGLIVLGLFTIIGIFYSVLVATMVGQRIWQRHYHILAKRMLTKAARALLSSKTYKGGDWEDGFWEEEYVVEDVDGEGADWCPPLLPPEHIQQLKALGLL from the exons ATGGCGGATCTGGGGAGCTCGTCGCCTCTCATCGCTCCGGCGAAGCTGGCGGAGCCCGGCGAGATCGACCTCGAAGCCGGCGAGGAGGGACAGCTCCAGTGCCGGATCTGCCTCGAAACAGACG GTAGGGATTTTATCGCCCCGTGCAAGTGCAAGGGTACTTCCAAGTATGTCCACCGCGAATGCCTCGATCATTGGCGAGCTGTTAGG GAGGGTTTTGCATTTGCCCACTGCACAACCTGCAAGGCTCCTTACTACTTGAGGGTTCATGTCCATGCCGACAGGAAATGGAGGACTTTGAAGTTCCGATTCTTCGTTACTAGAGAtatattgtttatctttatGTTAGTTCAACTT GTAATTTCATCCTTAGCATATCTGGTATACCTAATTGATAGCTACCAACAATATTGGTTGCGGTTGGCCTGGGGTTTCGACAGTGAAGTTAGTTTCTACTACATATGTG GAGCGCTGTTGTTTTTTGCTTTGCTCGGGTTGTCAGGATGCTTCATAACTTGTTACGACCGACGAGTGCGCAATGATCTGGCGCAGCCGTGCCGAGAGTTATGTCTTTGTTGTTGTCACCCAGG AATGTGTGCAGACTGCCATCTACCTGGCACTCTATGCATGTGGACCGACTGTGCCACATGCTGCGAAGGCTGTGCAAGTACAGCGGGCGAATGTGGTGGTTGCCTAGGAGGAGCTGGTGAAGCTGGGCTTCCATTGTTGCTCATCATGGGATTGATCGTGCTCGGGCTATTCACGATTATCGGCATCTTCTATAGCGTTCTTGTGGCTACTATGGTAGGCCAGCGGATCTGGCAGCGGCATTATCACATACTTGCTAAGCGGATGCTAACCAAA GCTGCCCGGGCCTTATTATCCTCAAAAACATATAAAGGGGGAGATTGGGAAGATGGCTTTTGGGAGGAG GAGTATGTCGTGGAGGATGTCGACGGCGAGGGCGCAGATTGGTGCCCACCGCTCCTTCCACCCGAGCACATTCAACAACTGAAGGCGCTCGGACTCCTATAG
- the LOC109721249 gene encoding uncharacterized protein LOC109721249 isoform X2, producing the protein MADLGSSSPLIAPAKLAEPGEIDLEAGEEGQLQCRICLETDGRDFIAPCKCKGTSKYVHRECLDHWRAVREGFAFAHCTTCKAPYYLRVHVHADRKWRTLKFRFFVTRDILFIFMLVQLVISSLAYLVYLIDSYQQYWLRLAWGFDSEVSFYYICGALLFFALLGLSGCFITCYDRRVRNDLAQPCRELCLCCCHPGMCADCHLPGTLCMWTDCATCCEGCASTAGECGGCLGGAGEAGLPLLLIMGLIVLGLFTIIGIFYSVLVATMVGQRIWQRHYHILAKRMLTKEYVVEDVDGEGADWCPPLLPPEHIQQLKALGLL; encoded by the exons ATGGCGGATCTGGGGAGCTCGTCGCCTCTCATCGCTCCGGCGAAGCTGGCGGAGCCCGGCGAGATCGACCTCGAAGCCGGCGAGGAGGGACAGCTCCAGTGCCGGATCTGCCTCGAAACAGACG GTAGGGATTTTATCGCCCCGTGCAAGTGCAAGGGTACTTCCAAGTATGTCCACCGCGAATGCCTCGATCATTGGCGAGCTGTTAGG GAGGGTTTTGCATTTGCCCACTGCACAACCTGCAAGGCTCCTTACTACTTGAGGGTTCATGTCCATGCCGACAGGAAATGGAGGACTTTGAAGTTCCGATTCTTCGTTACTAGAGAtatattgtttatctttatGTTAGTTCAACTT GTAATTTCATCCTTAGCATATCTGGTATACCTAATTGATAGCTACCAACAATATTGGTTGCGGTTGGCCTGGGGTTTCGACAGTGAAGTTAGTTTCTACTACATATGTG GAGCGCTGTTGTTTTTTGCTTTGCTCGGGTTGTCAGGATGCTTCATAACTTGTTACGACCGACGAGTGCGCAATGATCTGGCGCAGCCGTGCCGAGAGTTATGTCTTTGTTGTTGTCACCCAGG AATGTGTGCAGACTGCCATCTACCTGGCACTCTATGCATGTGGACCGACTGTGCCACATGCTGCGAAGGCTGTGCAAGTACAGCGGGCGAATGTGGTGGTTGCCTAGGAGGAGCTGGTGAAGCTGGGCTTCCATTGTTGCTCATCATGGGATTGATCGTGCTCGGGCTATTCACGATTATCGGCATCTTCTATAGCGTTCTTGTGGCTACTATGGTAGGCCAGCGGATCTGGCAGCGGCATTATCACATACTTGCTAAGCGGATGCTAACCAAA GAGTATGTCGTGGAGGATGTCGACGGCGAGGGCGCAGATTGGTGCCCACCGCTCCTTCCACCCGAGCACATTCAACAACTGAAGGCGCTCGGACTCCTATAG